In Bos indicus x Bos taurus breed Angus x Brahman F1 hybrid chromosome 1, Bos_hybrid_MaternalHap_v2.0, whole genome shotgun sequence, a single window of DNA contains:
- the IFNGR2 gene encoding interferon gamma receptor 2 isoform X1: protein MRPPPPTLLPPLLLMLSGFGAAAPPADSLAQLPAPGNLKVHLYNAQQALSWEPVSLDSDPRPVVYQVQYKYSTSSNWYDVNKEDSKVDCTNLTGTECDFTANSLSEGFPRRFNISLRVRAKLGGLVSAWATAPWFEHYRNATIGPPENIRVTPEEGSLIIRLSAPFDVPATEAYFVYCVYYWEKAGAKQVTRPFRSNFITLNDLKPLRVYCFQVKAELFLTKENISRPGHLSNISCCETAADASVKLQQDFLAAGTTFLVLSVVVGSCLFLVLRYRGLVKHWFHSPPRIPSQIEEYLKDPAQPILDALDKDSSPKDDTWDSVSVVTFPENEQEGSPQSTLNQSAGPSHQPTEGVLCAKEAATCLSGLDGAT from the exons ACTCCCTGGCCCAGCTGCCTGCTCCTGGAAACCTGAAGGTTCACCTGTACAACGCCCAGCAGGCGCTGAGCTGGGAGCCGGTGTCCCTGGACAGCGACCCGAGGCCGGTGGTCTACCAGGTGCAGTATAAATA CAGCACCAGTAGTAACTGGTATGATGTCAACAAAGAAGATAGCAAGGTGGATTGTACGAACCTCACCGGGACAGAGTGTGACTTTACCGCAAACAGCCTCTCGGAGGGGTTCCCACGGCGTTTCAACATCTCTTTACGTGTTCGAGCTAAGCTCGGGGGCCTCGTTTCTGCCTGGGCAACAGCACCTTGGTTCGAACACTATCGGAATG CTACCATTGGGCCTCCAGAAAACATCCGGGTGACCCCAGAAGAAGGCTCCCTTATCATCAGGCTTTCTGCTCCCTTCGATGTCCCTGCCACCGAGGCCTATTTTGTGTATTGTGTCTACTACTGGGAGAAGGCAGGAGCTAAACAG GTGACACGCCCGTTCAGGAGTAACTTCATCACATTGAATGATTTAAAACCCTTAAGAGTATACTGTTTTCAAGTCAAGGCAGAACTGTTTTTGACCAAAGAAAACATCTCTCGACCTGGACATTTAAGCAACATATCTTGCTGTGAAACGGCAGCAGATG CTTCTGTCAAGCTTCAACAAGACTTCCTGGCTGCCGGAACCACCTTTTTGGTGCTGTCAGTGGTGGTAGGGTCCTGTCTCTTCCTGGTTCTGAGATACAGAGGCCTGGTTAAACACTGGTTCCACTCTCCGCCGCGCATTCCATCACAGATAGAGGAG tatttaaagGATCCGGCTCAGCCCATCTTAGACGCCCTGGACAAGGACAGCTCGCCAAAGGATGACACTTGGGACTCCGTGTCGGTCGTGACGTTTCCAGAGAATGAGCAAGAAGGGAGTCCCCAGAGCACTTTGAACCAAAGTGCTGGTCCAAGCCACCAGCCCACGGAAGGAGTTCTCTGTGCCAAGGAAGCTGCGACATGCCTGTCAGGACTGGATGGAGCCACTTGA
- the IFNGR2 gene encoding interferon gamma receptor 2 isoform X2 has protein sequence MRPPPPTLLPPLLLMLSGFGAAAPPADSLAQLPAPGNLKVHLYNAQQALSWEPVSLDSDPRPVVYQVQYKYSTSSNWYDVNKEDSKVDCTNLTGTECDFTANSLSEGFPRRFNISLRVRAKLGGLVSAWATAPWFEHYRNATIGPPENIRVTPEEGSLIIRLSAPFDVPATEAYFVYCVYYWEKAGAKQVTRPFRSNFITLNDLKPLRVYCFQVKAELFLTKENISRPGHLSNISCCETAADASVKLQQDFLAAGTTFLVLSVVVGSCLFLVLRYRGLVKHWFHSPPRIPSQIEEVGQKMA, from the exons ACTCCCTGGCCCAGCTGCCTGCTCCTGGAAACCTGAAGGTTCACCTGTACAACGCCCAGCAGGCGCTGAGCTGGGAGCCGGTGTCCCTGGACAGCGACCCGAGGCCGGTGGTCTACCAGGTGCAGTATAAATA CAGCACCAGTAGTAACTGGTATGATGTCAACAAAGAAGATAGCAAGGTGGATTGTACGAACCTCACCGGGACAGAGTGTGACTTTACCGCAAACAGCCTCTCGGAGGGGTTCCCACGGCGTTTCAACATCTCTTTACGTGTTCGAGCTAAGCTCGGGGGCCTCGTTTCTGCCTGGGCAACAGCACCTTGGTTCGAACACTATCGGAATG CTACCATTGGGCCTCCAGAAAACATCCGGGTGACCCCAGAAGAAGGCTCCCTTATCATCAGGCTTTCTGCTCCCTTCGATGTCCCTGCCACCGAGGCCTATTTTGTGTATTGTGTCTACTACTGGGAGAAGGCAGGAGCTAAACAG GTGACACGCCCGTTCAGGAGTAACTTCATCACATTGAATGATTTAAAACCCTTAAGAGTATACTGTTTTCAAGTCAAGGCAGAACTGTTTTTGACCAAAGAAAACATCTCTCGACCTGGACATTTAAGCAACATATCTTGCTGTGAAACGGCAGCAGATG CTTCTGTCAAGCTTCAACAAGACTTCCTGGCTGCCGGAACCACCTTTTTGGTGCTGTCAGTGGTGGTAGGGTCCTGTCTCTTCCTGGTTCTGAGATACAGAGGCCTGGTTAAACACTGGTTCCACTCTCCGCCGCGCATTCCATCACAGATAGAGGAG GTTGGCCAAAAGATGGCCTAG